A genome region from Pseudomonas pergaminensis includes the following:
- the macA gene encoding macrolide transporter subunit MacA, with the protein MEKSTLSKLGMLATLAIAIGLIIYTIQAPADAPQYLTATAERGDIENAVLATGLLEGIKQVDVGAQVSGQLKSLKVKVGDKVKKGQWLAEIDPLILQNTLRKAQVDEENLQAQRRATAAQLKQAKSVYERYKGLQDDESVSRQDFEDAESTFQVQQANLLSLDAQIKSAHIQIDTAKVNLAYTRIVAPIDGDVVGIVTQEGQTVIANQLAPVLLKLADLDTMTVKAQVSEADVIHISPGQQVYFTILGEADKRYYAKLRGTEPAPQNFLETQTAGTPKQNTAVFYNALFDVPNPDHRLRIAMTAQVRIVLDTAQAALMVPVAALGARNNDGSYSLRVLDAKGKAVSRAVKTGINNNVKVQILDGLAEGDKVVIGDATPAVAGN; encoded by the coding sequence ATGGAAAAGTCAACCTTAAGCAAACTAGGAATGCTCGCCACACTGGCCATCGCCATAGGCCTGATCATCTACACGATCCAAGCTCCCGCCGACGCCCCCCAATACCTGACCGCCACCGCCGAACGCGGTGACATCGAAAACGCCGTCCTCGCCACAGGCCTGCTCGAAGGCATCAAACAGGTCGACGTGGGCGCCCAAGTCTCCGGCCAATTGAAATCCCTCAAGGTCAAGGTCGGTGACAAGGTCAAGAAGGGCCAGTGGCTCGCCGAAATCGACCCGCTGATCCTGCAAAACACCCTGCGCAAAGCCCAGGTCGACGAAGAAAACCTCCAGGCCCAACGCCGCGCCACAGCGGCCCAACTCAAGCAAGCCAAGTCAGTGTACGAACGCTACAAGGGCCTGCAGGATGACGAATCAGTGTCGCGCCAGGATTTCGAAGACGCCGAGTCCACCTTCCAAGTGCAACAAGCCAACCTCTTGTCCCTGGACGCCCAGATCAAAAGCGCCCATATCCAGATCGACACCGCTAAGGTCAACCTGGCCTACACCCGCATCGTCGCGCCCATCGACGGCGATGTGGTAGGCATCGTCACCCAGGAAGGCCAGACCGTGATCGCCAATCAACTGGCGCCCGTGCTGCTCAAGCTGGCGGACCTGGACACCATGACCGTCAAGGCCCAGGTCTCCGAGGCCGATGTGATTCATATCAGCCCCGGCCAGCAGGTCTACTTCACCATCCTCGGCGAGGCCGACAAACGCTACTACGCCAAGCTGCGCGGCACCGAACCGGCACCGCAAAACTTTCTCGAAACCCAGACCGCCGGCACGCCCAAGCAGAACACGGCGGTGTTCTACAACGCGCTGTTCGATGTGCCCAACCCCGATCACCGCCTGCGCATCGCCATGACCGCCCAGGTGCGTATCGTGCTCGACACGGCCCAGGCTGCGTTGATGGTGCCAGTGGCGGCGCTGGGTGCACGCAACAACGACGGCAGCTACTCGCTGCGGGTGCTGGATGCCAAGGGCAAGGCGGTGTCGCGGGCGGTGAAGACCGGGATCAACAACAACGTCAAGGTGCAGATCCTCGACGGCCTGGCCGAAGGCGACAAGGTGGTGATCGGCGACGCCACGCCAGCCGTGGCGGGGAATTGA